From the Nitrospirota bacterium genome, one window contains:
- a CDS encoding enoyl-CoA hydratase/isomerase family protein, translated as MAGIERRRTGDVVEVVLNRPEVKNAFNAELITDLARAFTEIAKDETVRVVVLRSEGNVFCAGADLNWMKECAGYSFEQNREDARRVAQMFRIINECPHPVIGRVQGAAYGGGAGVVAVCDIVVASTEATFGFTEVKVGLIPAVVSPFVIRKIGEGNARRFFLTGEILPADAALFIGLVHHVTDAANLDGEIRRLTELLLKNSPQAVRDIKKLVRAESGLGLDQALPLCADAIAKIRVSPEGQEGLRAFLEKRAPLWKRAASS; from the coding sequence GTGGCCGGGATCGAGCGAAGGCGGACGGGTGACGTTGTTGAGGTGGTCCTCAACCGGCCGGAAGTCAAGAACGCCTTCAACGCCGAGCTGATCACCGATCTGGCGCGGGCCTTCACGGAGATCGCGAAAGACGAAACCGTTCGAGTCGTGGTCCTCCGCTCGGAGGGGAACGTGTTTTGCGCGGGGGCCGATCTGAACTGGATGAAGGAATGCGCCGGCTACTCCTTCGAGCAGAACCGGGAGGACGCGCGCCGCGTAGCCCAAATGTTCCGGATCATCAATGAGTGCCCACACCCCGTGATCGGACGCGTGCAAGGGGCCGCCTACGGGGGTGGGGCGGGAGTGGTCGCCGTGTGCGACATCGTGGTGGCCTCCACCGAAGCGACCTTCGGATTTACCGAAGTGAAGGTCGGCCTGATTCCCGCCGTCGTCTCCCCCTTCGTTATCCGGAAGATTGGCGAGGGCAACGCACGGCGGTTCTTCCTTACGGGTGAAATTCTGCCGGCCGACGCCGCGCTGTTCATAGGACTGGTTCATCACGTCACCGATGCCGCGAATCTGGACGGGGAGATCCGGCGCCTCACCGAGTTGCTGTTGAAGAACAGTCCGCAGGCGGTGCGCGACATCAAGAAACTGGTCCGGGCCGAGAGTGGCCTTGGTTTGGATCAGGCCCTGCCCCTTTGCGCAGACGCCATCGCGAAGATTCGTGTCTCCCCCGAGGGCCAGGAAGGGCTCCGGGCGTTTCTGGAGAAGCGCGCGCCTTTGTGGAAACGGGCGGCGTCTTCGTAG
- a CDS encoding thiolase family protein, whose protein sequence is MGRRVGIVGAAVTPFKSKWYEKTYYELAQMAVRDALKDAAITTKEVDAVVYGIYNDIFERTCIPEHPLQGVIGMQNKPGLRVTNGGATGAYAMSAAHAYVAAGRYDSVMVLGVEKATDCFDFTSMSSTPEVIKVIGWSGDSFFEQKIGWTASDSYSEVILAYMDQHPGDLKPEITAKISSQLSLQVKGNTFAQRQFDQCTPEEVMNSRYIVYPLKELEICVYSEGAAAVIFAEENTAKAISKNTGQPVIWITGMGEANETSFAGKNQNNWGRIMSHHAAAKMAYKMAGIENPLKSIQVVELHDAFVHQLEISMAEMGFVPIGKADSLVEDGIMMPGGPLSVNPSGGLIYCGHAVGASNIMSAWACRNEMIKKNYRGGLVHGTGSTICQYGVAMVLEHE, encoded by the coding sequence ATGGGAAGAAGAGTCGGAATCGTCGGTGCGGCGGTAACGCCGTTCAAAAGCAAGTGGTACGAAAAGACGTACTACGAACTCGCCCAGATGGCGGTGCGGGACGCCCTCAAGGACGCGGCCATCACCACCAAGGAGGTCGACGCCGTCGTCTACGGCATCTACAACGACATCTTCGAGCGGACGTGCATCCCCGAGCATCCGCTTCAAGGCGTCATCGGGATGCAGAACAAGCCCGGACTTCGGGTGACGAACGGAGGCGCCACGGGCGCCTACGCGATGTCGGCCGCCCACGCGTATGTCGCCGCGGGCCGATACGACAGCGTCATGGTCCTCGGCGTGGAGAAGGCCACGGACTGCTTCGATTTCACCTCCATGTCCTCCACGCCGGAGGTAATCAAGGTCATCGGCTGGTCGGGCGACAGTTTCTTCGAGCAGAAAATCGGCTGGACCGCGTCGGACAGCTATTCCGAAGTGATCCTCGCCTACATGGACCAGCATCCGGGCGACCTCAAGCCCGAAATCACCGCGAAAATCTCGTCGCAGCTCAGCCTTCAGGTCAAAGGCAATACGTTCGCGCAGCGCCAGTTCGATCAGTGCACGCCTGAAGAAGTGATGAACTCGCGCTACATCGTGTATCCTCTCAAGGAACTCGAAATCTGCGTCTACAGTGAAGGCGCCGCCGCCGTCATTTTCGCGGAAGAGAATACGGCAAAGGCGATTTCGAAGAACACGGGGCAACCCGTCATCTGGATCACGGGCATGGGCGAGGCCAATGAGACCTCGTTTGCGGGCAAGAACCAGAACAACTGGGGCCGGATCATGTCGCACCACGCCGCGGCCAAGATGGCCTACAAGATGGCGGGCATCGAGAATCCCCTCAAGTCGATCCAGGTGGTGGAACTCCACGATGCCTTCGTGCATCAGCTCGAAATCAGCATGGCGGAGATGGGATTCGTGCCCATCGGAAAGGCCGACTCCCTCGTGGAGGATGGAATCATGATGCCCGGCGGCCCGCTTTCGGTGAACCCGAGCGGCGGCTTGATCTACTGCGGCCACGCGGTTGGGGCCAGCAACATCATGTCCGCCTGGGCCTGCCGTAATGAGATGATCAAGAAGAACTATCGCGGCGGTCTCGTCCACGGCACGGGCAGCACCATCTGCCAATACGGTGTCGCCATGGTTCTCGAACACGAGTAG